A window of the Glaciimonas sp. CA11.2 genome harbors these coding sequences:
- the coaD gene encoding pantetheine-phosphate adenylyltransferase: protein MVTAVYPGTFDPLTRGHEDLVRRASGLFDKLVVGVADSKSKKPFFSLEERLSIANEVLGHYPNVQVESFSGLLKDFVRQHDANVIMRGLRAVSDFEFEFQMAGMNRYLLPDVETLFLTPSDQYQFISGTIVREIATLGGDVSKFVFPSVEKWLKEKLTAQAAVQQGKV, encoded by the coding sequence ATGGTCACAGCTGTATATCCAGGAACATTCGATCCACTAACGCGTGGTCATGAAGATTTAGTGCGCCGCGCATCGGGATTATTTGATAAGTTGGTAGTCGGCGTCGCTGACAGCAAAAGCAAAAAGCCTTTCTTCTCTTTGGAAGAGCGCTTATCGATCGCCAATGAAGTGTTGGGACATTACCCGAATGTACAGGTGGAAAGCTTCTCCGGACTGCTTAAAGACTTTGTGCGTCAGCATGATGCCAACGTCATCATGCGTGGTCTGCGTGCTGTGTCGGATTTTGAGTTTGAATTTCAGATGGCCGGGATGAACCGCTACTTGCTGCCAGATGTAGAAACCTTGTTTTTGACGCCATCGGATCAATACCAGTTTATTTCGGGCACGATCGTGCGGGAAATTGCAACGCTGGGTGGCGATGTGTCTAAATTCGTTTTCCCATCGGTTGAAAAGTGGTTAAAGGAAAAATTGACTGCGCAGGCTGCGGTTCAGCAAGGTAAAGTATAA
- a CDS encoding YfhL family 4Fe-4S dicluster ferredoxin, with the protein MALIITDDCINCDVCEPECPNGAIYMGPLIYEIDPHKCTECVGHFNEPQCQQVCPVSCIPLDPAWHESKELLQAKYERLQAELKVGLS; encoded by the coding sequence ATGGCATTAATTATTACTGATGATTGTATTAATTGCGACGTATGCGAGCCAGAGTGCCCGAACGGCGCGATTTATATGGGGCCGTTGATTTACGAAATCGATCCGCATAAATGCACCGAGTGCGTCGGGCATTTTAACGAGCCGCAATGCCAGCAGGTTTGTCCTGTGAGTTGCATTCCTCTCGATCCCGCATGGCATGAAAGCAAGGAGCTACTGCAAGCGAAATACGAGCGCTTGCAGGCTGAGCTGAAAGTCGGCCTTTCGTAA
- a CDS encoding SMP-30/gluconolactonase/LRE family protein, with the protein MSNFTCVISVPAKLGECPRWDEMTQRLYWVDILAPAIHFFSPTSGEHQTLPVAEHIGCFSLADDGGFVAGMRSGIWLLNAEGRQVTKLADNPEDQAHSRFNDGRCDSEGRFWAGTLDEPKAGNNAHLYRFDTRGLAVMDAGILTSNGLAFSPDQRWIYHSDTPNFVIYRHSYDAASGAVGSREVWVQFTPSATDRGRPDGAAIDSEGYYWSALYEGGRVVRISPAGDIVETYPLPVLCPTMCAFGGDDLRTLYVTSASQGRPDAELLQHPQSGGVFAMQVDVPGLREPRFRTAGAQAANR; encoded by the coding sequence ATGAGCAACTTTACCTGCGTCATCAGTGTGCCTGCAAAGTTAGGTGAGTGCCCGCGTTGGGATGAAATGACCCAACGCTTATACTGGGTCGATATTCTGGCACCAGCGATCCATTTTTTTAGCCCGACCAGTGGTGAACATCAAACCTTGCCGGTCGCAGAGCATATTGGTTGTTTCTCGCTGGCAGATGATGGTGGATTTGTAGCCGGTATGCGCTCGGGAATCTGGTTATTAAACGCAGAAGGGAGGCAAGTCACAAAGCTGGCCGATAACCCTGAAGATCAGGCCCATAGCCGCTTCAACGACGGACGTTGCGATAGTGAAGGCCGGTTCTGGGCGGGTACATTGGATGAGCCGAAAGCGGGTAACAACGCCCATTTATATCGCTTCGATACACGCGGTCTGGCCGTAATGGACGCCGGTATACTTACATCGAATGGTCTTGCGTTCAGCCCTGATCAACGCTGGATTTATCACTCGGATACGCCAAATTTTGTGATCTACAGGCATTCCTACGACGCCGCTAGTGGCGCGGTCGGGAGCAGGGAAGTATGGGTGCAATTTACACCTTCAGCCACCGATCGGGGACGTCCTGATGGCGCTGCGATAGACAGCGAGGGTTACTATTGGAGTGCGCTATATGAAGGTGGTCGGGTAGTGCGGATTTCTCCTGCGGGAGATATTGTGGAGACCTATCCGTTGCCAGTGCTTTGTCCGACCATGTGCGCGTTTGGCGGCGACGATTTAAGGACCTTATACGTTACCAGCGCGAGCCAGGGTCGTCCCGACGCTGAGTTGCTGCAACACCCGCAATCCGGCGGCGTCTTTGCTATGCAGGTAGATGTGCCCGGTTTGAGGGAGCCACGTTTTCGGACCGCGGGCGCTCAGGCTGCTAATCGATAA
- a CDS encoding LysR substrate-binding domain-containing protein, with amino-acid sequence MQTPNEKLLEEVTFPVCSPAFLVAHPAITPGGLSALPLLRYAHYSGWEVWLKAAGIIGREPQSGPVYDDPMHLLEAAAASQGIALARSCLVHHHLTSGRLVRLFAVGSQFDIRAPARGAYFAVWPRNSAKIATLVYCALGCTKSSAMRIKVRHNRYLQL; translated from the coding sequence TTGCAAACACCAAATGAAAAATTACTGGAGGAAGTGACCTTCCCCGTGTGCAGCCCTGCATTTCTGGTCGCGCATCCGGCTATTACTCCCGGCGGGCTATCTGCCTTGCCGCTACTGCGCTATGCGCACTATAGCGGCTGGGAAGTCTGGTTAAAGGCGGCTGGCATAATAGGCCGTGAACCGCAAAGCGGTCCCGTCTACGACGATCCGATGCATCTGCTCGAAGCTGCCGCTGCGAGTCAGGGGATCGCACTGGCACGCTCATGTCTCGTCCATCACCATCTCACCAGCGGTCGCCTGGTGCGGTTATTTGCTGTCGGCAGCCAGTTTGATATACGGGCTCCTGCGCGTGGTGCTTATTTTGCAGTATGGCCACGCAATTCTGCCAAAATAGCAACCTTAGTTTATTGCGCGCTTGGTTGCACCAAATCATCGGCGATGCGCATAAAGGTACGGCATAACCGATATCTTCAACTATAA
- a CDS encoding MOSC domain-containing protein — translation MPTITSLIIYPIKSCTGIALTEATMTRSGLRCEQANDREWMVVDLAGQFLTQREIPQMALIVPSLHSDGMRVTAPGMQTLNVPHAVDNSEVGTILPMPTSLTVTVWDDSLSAQDCGDVIADWFSEAVGIPCRLVHFDPAIKRLASKKWTGGREVPTLFSDGYPILLISQASLDDLNQKLRITGRVALPMNRFRPNIVIDGVEPFEEDFVETFSIDKIRLQPVKPCPRCPIPSVDQATGKPGPDPIDILQTYRANPKVDGGITFGMNTILLEGEGEVLRVGQEIEIELAF, via the coding sequence ATGCCAACCATCACCTCATTGATTATTTATCCGATCAAATCCTGCACTGGAATAGCATTGACAGAGGCGACCATGACGCGCTCGGGCTTGCGATGTGAACAGGCGAACGATCGCGAATGGATGGTGGTGGATTTGGCGGGTCAATTTTTAACGCAACGTGAAATTCCGCAGATGGCATTGATCGTGCCGAGCCTGCACTCAGACGGGATGCGTGTGACAGCGCCGGGAATGCAGACGCTGAACGTGCCGCACGCTGTGGATAATTCGGAAGTCGGGACGATTCTACCAATGCCGACTTCACTAACGGTCACTGTCTGGGACGATAGCCTGAGCGCACAGGATTGTGGCGATGTTATCGCTGACTGGTTTTCTGAAGCAGTTGGCATCCCTTGTCGATTGGTGCATTTTGATCCAGCCATTAAACGTCTGGCGAGCAAAAAATGGACCGGGGGACGAGAGGTGCCGACGCTGTTTTCTGATGGCTATCCCATCCTCCTGATATCACAAGCGTCACTGGATGATTTAAATCAAAAATTACGGATTACGGGACGCGTTGCGCTACCGATGAATCGCTTTCGACCTAACATTGTGATTGATGGTGTGGAGCCATTTGAAGAAGATTTTGTCGAGACTTTCAGCATCGACAAAATACGCTTGCAACCCGTAAAACCTTGCCCGCGCTGCCCTATCCCATCAGTAGACCAGGCCACCGGCAAACCCGGACCTGACCCAATCGATATTTTGCAAACTTATCGCGCAAATCCAAAAGTTGATGGCGGCATTACCTTTGGCATGAACACCATTTTGCTAGAGGGAGAGGGGGAAGTGTTGCGAGTCGGACAGGAAATTGAGATTGAATTGGCATTTTGA
- the moaC gene encoding cyclic pyranopterin monophosphate synthase MoaC gives MTHKTSPDSSLTHFDQSGQAHMVDVGAKQDTHRIAIAGGTIRMQAETLALITSGSAKKGDVLGIARIAAIMATKRTSDLIPLCHPLALTRVTVDFSIDVPLSSIRCTVQAETIGKTGVEMEALTAVQIGLLTIYDMCKAVDRGMIISDVRVLEKHGGKSGDWSAAQSEGHPITT, from the coding sequence ATGACACATAAAACGTCCCCAGATTCTTCTTTAACCCACTTTGATCAAAGCGGTCAGGCGCACATGGTCGATGTCGGCGCGAAGCAAGACACGCATCGCATCGCCATCGCCGGTGGCACCATCCGCATGCAGGCGGAAACATTGGCGCTCATTACGTCCGGGAGCGCCAAGAAAGGTGACGTCCTCGGGATCGCCCGCATTGCCGCCATTATGGCCACCAAACGCACCAGTGACCTGATACCGCTGTGCCATCCACTGGCACTGACGCGAGTCACGGTCGATTTTTCTATCGATGTTCCACTGTCCAGTATTCGTTGCACCGTGCAGGCAGAAACAATCGGCAAAACCGGCGTCGAAATGGAAGCGCTGACCGCTGTTCAAATCGGGCTGCTGACAATTTACGACATGTGTAAGGCGGTCGATCGAGGGATGATCATTTCAGATGTTCGGGTTCTGGAAAAGCACGGTGGGAAGTCGGGGGATTGGTCGGCTGCGCAATCGGAAGGTCACCCAATTACTACATGA
- a CDS encoding MFS transporter — protein MKLSFRIFAIFSLGYFVSYLVRGINLPLGPLLSSELGLSPAQLGLLTSIYFFAFAGCQLPLGIFLDRFGPRKVLALLLIVAVLGALISANAHSFGTLLVGRFLLGVGTSACMMAGLKAIIAWFHHEQLPMMNGALYAIGGLGAMVTGTPVTWALGLTSWRMLFVIVAVGTGFIVLALLFLVPEKDDQHPKSTLSSQVRGVRDIFRSALFLRTAPLVMISQGVFLGVQGLWAGPYLRDVSHQSPAAAAALVTVIGLAMVIGAAGFGLLARRLQKNGISIHATAGAGMLLFMVSQLLIVLGAPVPLWLLWGFYGMTGTAGVLTYASLTKEFHGHLAGRVSTGLTLVMFVGAFIVQYGFGLLLNAWPHEDGSYAVRAHQASWLIALAVQVCAFFWFCRKLPVLEADVRVQA, from the coding sequence ATGAAGCTCTCTTTTCGTATTTTCGCCATATTTTCGCTGGGTTATTTTGTTTCTTATCTGGTTCGGGGTATCAATTTACCGCTAGGGCCATTGTTGAGCAGCGAACTTGGGCTGTCGCCAGCCCAACTTGGTTTGTTGACGAGCATATATTTCTTCGCATTTGCTGGTTGCCAATTACCACTAGGTATTTTTCTTGACCGTTTTGGTCCACGTAAAGTCCTCGCATTGTTGCTAATAGTGGCTGTATTAGGTGCGCTTATTTCCGCTAATGCGCATAGCTTTGGTACGTTGTTAGTTGGTCGGTTTTTGTTGGGTGTCGGGACTTCAGCCTGCATGATGGCTGGCCTTAAGGCGATTATTGCTTGGTTTCATCATGAGCAATTACCCATGATGAATGGTGCGCTATATGCCATCGGCGGCCTTGGTGCGATGGTGACTGGCACGCCTGTCACCTGGGCGCTCGGCTTGACTAGCTGGCGCATGTTGTTCGTCATCGTTGCTGTCGGCACTGGTTTCATTGTATTGGCCTTATTATTTTTGGTCCCTGAAAAAGACGATCAACATCCAAAAAGTACCTTGTCCTCGCAAGTGCGCGGGGTACGCGACATTTTTCGGAGTGCACTGTTTTTGCGTACAGCACCTTTAGTGATGATTAGTCAGGGTGTATTTTTGGGCGTTCAAGGTTTATGGGCTGGTCCTTACTTGCGTGATGTCTCGCATCAGTCTCCAGCCGCAGCCGCAGCCCTTGTAACGGTAATTGGGTTAGCGATGGTGATCGGTGCTGCAGGGTTTGGATTGCTGGCGCGCCGCCTGCAAAAAAATGGTATTTCCATTCATGCGACCGCTGGTGCGGGCATGTTGTTATTCATGGTGTCGCAGTTACTGATTGTATTGGGTGCGCCAGTTCCTCTTTGGCTGTTATGGGGCTTCTACGGTATGACCGGTACGGCAGGCGTACTGACGTACGCATCGTTAACTAAAGAATTTCACGGACATCTTGCCGGGCGCGTCAGCACGGGGCTGACACTGGTCATGTTTGTTGGTGCTTTTATCGTGCAATACGGGTTTGGTTTATTGCTAAATGCGTGGCCGCATGAAGATGGAAGTTATGCTGTCAGGGCGCATCAAGCCAGTTGGTTGATCGCTTTGGCGGTGCAAGTCTGCGCATTCTTTTGGTTTTGCCGGAAATTGCCAGTGCTTGAGGCGGACGTTCGTGTCCAAGCTTAA
- a CDS encoding DUF2164 domain-containing protein: protein MTIELEKETRHEAIKSIERYFDEHMEESIGNLQAGALLAFILDEIGPSIYNKAVRDAQDQLQQRVLELDIDVHEDEFGYWGEHKRAR, encoded by the coding sequence ATGACTATTGAACTGGAAAAAGAAACACGTCACGAGGCGATTAAATCAATTGAACGTTATTTCGACGAACACATGGAAGAGTCAATCGGGAATCTTCAAGCGGGTGCATTACTGGCTTTCATACTCGATGAGATAGGACCATCCATTTATAACAAGGCAGTTCGGGACGCGCAAGATCAACTTCAGCAACGCGTTCTGGAGCTAGATATTGACGTGCATGAAGACGAGTTTGGCTACTGGGGCGAACACAAACGAGCACGCTAA